The Flammeovirga pectinis genomic interval TCTGGAGATAATTTAAACAATCAATTTACACGTTTTTTAGAAATTGCAGATACCTGTTTAACTTCTTATTCACCCAAAATAACACAGAATTTTTTCTATAAATCTCGACTTTTTTTAGAAGAAGGTCTAATAGAAAAATCCAAATACACTACTATTGAAGTTAAAGGAGGTACATTTAATTTTGCACACTCATTAGCTACAGATGGTTACGTAAGTGATCAGATGGTAGTTGAAGTAAATACTCAAAAAACAGAAAAAGAAGATTGGTTTTCTTCTGAAGATCCAGAAGATGTAGCTCAAGAAAACATCTCCACAACCACAGAAGGGGAAGAAACCTCCTCTGATTGGGACAGTGATAATAGCAGTTCTGATGATGATGACGGGTGGGGTTCTTCTGACGACAGCTCCTCTGATTGGGGAGATGATAGCAGTGAAGATTACGATTGGGGTAGTGATGACAGTAGTTCTGACTGGGGTAGTGACGATGGAAGTACTGATTGGGGAGACTCGTGGGATGGTGATGACTCTAGTGTACAGGATTATGGTCAAACTTCTTCTTCATCAAACTCTTCTGATAACGCCGCTTTCTCAGAAGATTGTGACGTTTCTAATACAGAAGTTAGAAATTATGATCCAGGAATTACTCCTTTGCCACCTGTTGAAGGTCCAATGCTACAAATTTCTGAAGCTGACTTAATTATTTCAACAAAGTTCGATACCGCATTATTACAACATACCGTTGGTACTTTTCTTTTTAAATCAGATACAATTATTTGCCAAGGAGGTCGATTCTTTTGGGAAAATGTTGGTTTTACTAAAGATTCCGTTTGGTGTGAATTGCCTCATTTTAGTTTTGACACACGTGTAGCATTAATTGAAGCAGATCATGCTGAAATGTATTTTGCTGAACATTTAGATACTATCGCTATTGGTGCATTCACCTATAAGAGTGGACACTTTAATAAGTTTCCAGATAAAGCAATTTATCCTCAATTTATTAGCTATAACAGTGATTATAAATGGAAAAACATACCAGAAAATCTAGAATTAATTGGAGGTTTTGCCATTAAGGGCCGTACAGTGGCTTCTCGTTCAGTTTCAAATGCATCGAGTACTATCTCTGTATCAAACGATTCTTCTAAATTATTTACTTTATCTACTAACAAAGGGATAAAGGTGAATAATAATGGTGAAAACATTCAGACAAAATCAAGTAAGCTTACTATTTTCTATGATGAAAACGATACAATTGCTCACCCATCAGTAAATACAAGTTTAACTACAACTGATAGTACTCAAAATGTTTACTTCAGAAAAACAACAGATATTTATCGCTTTAATCCTTTTACATTATCAGCACAACACTTAAATGTTTTTGCAGATGCTGTTACATGGGATCTACAAAAAGATTCGCTGGATTTTAGAATTATAGGTGGTGAAAAAGTTATTCCACTTATTGTAGAATCACAAGATTTCTTTAAAACAGGCTTCGTATCTAGAATACAAGGATTCAAGAAATTCCAACCTTTAATGGTTATTGTAAACTACTCTAGGTCTACAAGAAAAAAGTGTTTTGATGCCTCTATTTTAGCAGATGATTTAAAGATAAATAAAGACCAATTTATTGAAAGTCTAGAAAGCATGGCTTTAGAAGGCTTGGTAGAATATAATCCTTATTCTCAAATAGTTAAACTAACACCTAAAGCCTACCAATATTATGACCGCTACTTCTTTGCCTCAAATGAGAGAAAAAGACTAGCAATGACCTCTAGATTAAATTTCGAGAATTTATCAGTTAATCAAGAGAATGCTTTAATAGAAAGAGACTTTGATAATATAAATATCCCTGCAGTTGTTCCTGATGATAATACAGCAAATGCATCGTTATCATTAAACGATAGCTCAACTTTATTACTTAAAAAAGTAGTTTATTTCTCTATTTCAGATTCTTTAAATGTATATGCACAACCAGATAGTGCAGGTATAAAAGTAAAAGACAATAGAGAATTTACATTTGGAGGGAAATTTACAGCAGGTGCATATATATTTAGAGGAGAAGAATTCACTTTTAATTATGATAGCTTTTTAATTCACCTTACAAAAGTAGATTCCATCAATTTTATTGTAAGAGACACTACTACAAATAAGGCAAAGGAATCTCCAAACCCATTAGTTGATACAGGAGGTACTTTATATATCAATAAGCCTTTTAATAAAAGTGGACTACTTGATATAGACGGCTACCCATCTTTTAATGCTAAATCTGACAGTAGTAAAGGGGGACGTATCTATTATGACCGTCCATCTGTACTAAATGGCGTTTATGATAAACGAATAGTTTTTGAGTTAGATACTTTTACAGTAGATGCATCAGAAATACACGTCGATGTATCTTTTACTGGTCTTTTAAATACGGGCGGTATATTCCCTACATTTCAAGATGAAGTAAAAATGGACCCTAGTACTGGTATCTTCGCATTAGAAAGAAAAACTAATCATGATGAAGTTTGGGGTTCTGAACTTGGTTGGCCTGTATACCTTAATCCTCGTTACCTAAATAATAAAGATTCTGTTAGAGGAAAGGGACATTTTGATGGTAACGTAACCTTAAATCATAAAGGTATAAGGGGTGAAGGAACTTTAGAATACTTAAACAGTAAATTCCAATCAAAAGATTTTATTTTCTATTCAGATTCTCTAAAAACACACGGTACACAAGGTGTTATAGAATCTGACATTCACCCAAGAGTAGATATGACAACTTACGACTTGATGTGGTATGTCAATCGTGATAGTATGAACTTTACAGGTACTCATGAAGAACCTTTTACTATCTATAACTCTAACATTAGATTTTCTGGAAATCTTGCCTTAATGCCTAATAAGGTATTTGGTCGAGGACTCTTAGAAACAGAAGAATCCTCTAACAAATCTGACAACTTCAGGTTTCAAAAAGAAGGCTACATAAGTAGAAATTCTGTTTTCGAAATAAACTCTTCAATAGAAGGTAGTCCTTCAATGTTGGGTCAAGACGTTCGCGTTGCTAGAAATGTAATAGAAAATAAAGTACTCTTAAAAACAGAGCAAGGATTATATGAAAACTCTAGTCTAACTTTTCCATTTGTAAACTTCCAAACATCTATCAATAGTGCATTATGGGATATTAATGCTAAAAACATCACGATGTCTAGTGAAAATGGAACTAAAGGTAAATTTATTTCTAATGCACCAGAACAAGACTCTTTAACTATAGAAGGAGATTCTGCCAGTTATGATCTGATGACAAATAAGTTACAGATCTTTAATGTAAATCAGATTAGAGTAAGTAATCTAGATATTCGTCCTGATACATTAAATCAAACTATAAGAATTAATAAAGATGCTCAGATTGAACATCTAGAAAATGCTCAAATCATTCTAAGTCGTTATACAAAGTTTCATACTATTTACAATGCAAACATCGAGCTCGTTTCTAGTAAAGAAGTGAATGCTACAGGTACGTATCTGTATAAAAATGAGCTTAATGAAGAAAAGGAAATTAACATTGATAGAATTGTTGCAAAAGAATTTATTAATGATGAGCTAGAAAATACGGTTCAGAACAGAGCTTACGGAACAATAGAAAAAGAAGATCCGCTACTGTTTGTAGGCGGTCTTGAATATTTTGGTAAAATTGGATTAGTTGAAAATAAAAAGGTTGCACGTTTTAAAGACGGTAACGCTAGGCTACATATCGTTGGAGAAGACACTCAATGGTTCTCCTATCATTCAACAAATGATGATGATGAGAAAGATTCTACAGCTCATGTTAATGTCACAAATACTTTAACATCTAGTTTAGAAAAACTTCCTTTACAGACGGGTATCTATTATGATCAGAATAATGGGTACTTATATAATGCTTTTATAGAAAGAGCAGATGGATACAGAACAGACCATAGAAAATTATTTGATATTGAAGGTCGACTTGTTTTTGAATCAAATGATGGAACAAGTAAAGACGGTATCTATCATGTGAAGCCATCTACGTATTATAAAGCATTAGAAATGGGTGAAGACGAATTCTTTGCTTCTATTTATGGAAACTGGTTAAGTTATACTCCAAAAAGTAACGAATTAGAATTTCACGGTAGATTCAATTTCTTGCCTGTTATTGAAAAAAATAAAATTGAAAGAATTAAATCTTCCGTTTCTGGAGTTGCTATACACGGTATAGATGAAATTAAATTAAATGCCTCTTTTGCAATTGGTCCTAAGCTTTCTTCTAGAATATCATCTACATTACTTTCTGATCTAAGATCAAATAAAGAAGGTGTTAAACGTGTTATTTCTGAAGATTATGAAATAGATAGTTTAGGAGATTTGAACCATCAAATTGTCCCTCTATTTACAAACGCACAGTTTAATAATTATCTAAATGGACAAGACATTATTCGGTTACTTAGTAATTACCTCGTAATCCTTGATAACGAACTAGTTTGGGATAATGAAACTTACGCCTTCCATTCTAAAGGAGATAAAATAAAATTATTATCAGTCTTTGGAGAAGATATTAATACGGTGATTGATGGTTTTATAGAAATTCCAAAAGATGAAACAAGAGGAGAAGCAGCTCCTACTGATGATGTAATTAATGTTTTTTTAGAAGGACCAACAGGTACTTGGTATTATATTCGTCAACAACAAGGAGAATTGAGTATCTTGAGTTCAAATTCTGCTTTAATGGAAGAACTAAAAAAGCAAAAGGATGTAACACCTATTACTGCTGAAGCAACATTTGCCTTTTTAGAAGCCTACTACAACAACTATCATGACGGAATGGAAATTCCAACTCGTTATGAAAATGATTTATCAAAATCTATTGAGCCAGAACCTGAAGAAGATTTTGGAAATGATTTTGGTGGAGTTGATGATGAAAATTCTTCATCTACTGATGAGGAAGAAGAAGGAGGCATGGATAGTCTTCCTGTTGAAGAAGAGGATGACGGCGATGATTTTTAAATAAAGATTTCTTCTGAAATGAATAAATTGTTTTTTTTACTTAGACCAAACTTCCTTTTTATAATTCTATTTTTAAGCTTCTCAATCAATAGCTTTTCTCAAGTAATTGATGACGAAGACAATGAAGAAGTAATAAAAGAAAAAAAACCGATGGTGGTTGAAATGGACTCTCTTGAAGAAGATGGTCCTACTATCGAACTTAATCCGGGTGCACCTGAAGAGGAAGCACTAATCAAAAAAAAGAAAAAGAAGAAGAAAAAAGTATTCTGGGGAATAAAGACAAAAAGACAATACACTAGATCTTTATCTAAAGGTAAAGTTGTATTCGAATTATTTTACTCTTTACCTGAATATGAAAAACCTGATACTTATTCTCCACTAAAATATTATTTTAACCCGGAGGATAAAAAGATAGAAAGACAAACTACTTCTAACCCTAAATATGGACTTCCGTTACACGGTACGTATGTCAAAATTGTTGATAAAGATACCATCACTACTGGCCAATTTTACAAAGGCACTCTAACGGGACGCTGGGTTTGGTACGGAAAAGATAAAGACATAAAGGATAAGAAATTCTATTACATGGGATTTCCTAAAGATGCTGAAATTACTTATTACGATTCTAAACAAAATAAAGTAAAAGAAGTAATTCCTTATCAGCTTGGAGAATTAAATGGTATTTATCAATCATTTTACGAAAATGGTCGTAAAAAAATGGTAGGTTCTTACAAGTATGGATATAAAATTGGAGATTGGACAGAGTACTATGATGCCGTTGATAAAAGAGGTAGACAAAGAAAACATCGGATTACAAAATACCGTAATAAAAATAATGTCTATCGTAAGGATTATAGTGGTCCAAAGATCAAATATGAGTGGGATGAGAAGGGTAAGGTGTTACGGAAGAGTAAATAAATAACCAAAAAACCTTACATTTGTAAAAAATAAGCAAAGAAATCGAGAGATGTTAGATAAACTCAAAAAAATAAAAGATCGTTTTGATCAAGTAAGCGAAGAATTGGTACAGCCTGAAACTGTATCAGATATGAAGCTTTACGCCAAATTAAATAAAGAATACAAGGACCTTCAGAAAGTTGTGGATCGTTATTTAGCATATAAAACTATGTTAGAAGGCATCGATGAAGCAAAAGAAATCTTAGACGAAGAGAAAGATTCTGAGTTACGTGAGATGGCAAAAATGGAAATTGATGAGCTGCAAGAAGGTATTCCTCTAATTGAAGAGGAGTTAAAAATGCTTTTAATTCCTAAAGATCCTAATGATTCTAAAAACGCAATCTTTGAAATCAGAGCTGGTGCAGGTGGAGATGAAGCAGCTATTTTTGCTGGTGATTTACTACGTTTATACCAACGTTTTTGTGAAAAGAAGAGGTGGAAACTAGGTATTACTGACTTTGTTGATGGTACTGCTGGTGGATTCTCTAAAATTGTTGCTAACATCCAAGGTGAAGATGCTTATGGTATGTTAAAGTATGAAGCTGGTGTACACCGTGTACAACGTGTACCTGCTACAGAATCTCAAGGACGTATTCATACATCTGTAGCTTCTGTTGCTGTTCTTCCAGAAATGGATGATATCGAAATTGAATTAAGCATGTCTGATATCCGTCGTGATGAATTCTGTTCTTCAGGTCCTGGTGGTCAGTCTGTAAACACAACATATTCAGCTATTCGTTTAACTCACCTTCCTACAGGTATTATCGTACAGTGTCAAGATGAAAAATCTAAACTGAAAAACTACGATAAAGCATTAAAAGAATTAAAATCTCGTTTATATGCTATTGAGGTAAAGAAACAACAAGAAGAAGTTGGTGCAGAGCGTAAATCAATGGTTGGTTCTGGTTCTAGATCAGACAAGATCCGTACGTACAATTACCCTCAAGGTCGTGTAACAGATCACCGTATTAATTATTCTGTATATAATTTACCAACTGTTATGGATGGTGAAATTCAAGAATTTATCGATCGTTTACGTATCGCTGATAACTTAGAAAGAATGGAAAATAGTGGTTTAGCATAAACTCAATTTCCTTAAAAATACGAAGGCATTCAATTAAACATTGAATGCCTTTTTTAATACACAGTAAAAATCTAATTAGCAGGCGTATAATCTCCACCTAATGCTAAATACAGATTAACTCTTTCTACTATTTTCTCACATCTTAAATTTGTCTGGTTAGTAGACTCATTTAATAGTTGTAATTGTTTTTGGAGTAGAGTAAACATATTTTCATTACCAACTTTATATTGAAGTTCTGATAACTCATATGTTCTCTTTAAGTTTTCTAAAGCTATTGTTGATTGTTCAAACCTACTATCAACAGCATTTAGTGCATTTAGACTTGTTTCTACTTCACTTAAAGCATTTAAATATGTTTTTGCATAATATGCTACTGCTTGCTTTTGGTCTTCTCCTTTAATTGCAATATTTGCCTTAATTGCTCCCCAACTAAAAAGAGGTGTTACCAAATTACCTCCAATAGTAAAAATAGGATTAGAAAGTTGAAACATTGCTTGGGCAGCACTATTTACTCCCATTAATTGAGAGGTTAAACTAATCTGCGGCCATCTTGCCGCTTTAGCCACTTCTTTATTATAGAATGCTTTTTGTATAGCATACTGACTAATTAAAACATCGGGTCGATTTTCTAACATACTCATAGGTAGTTTTTGAGGCAAAGTAGAAGACATTTCTATTAGTTCCATAGCTACGTCTAATTCACCTGCAGGATATCTACCCAATAGTAATTCAATACTCCTTCTTATATCCTTATCCAATTGATTTAATTTGGCTAAACGCTCTTTAAATTTAGCTTCTTGAGCATTCATCTGAAGAACATCAGACTCTTTTGCTATCCCAATTTGAAACCTAGCTTCATTCAAACTTGCCATTTCTTGTGTTGCAACAATCGCAGTATCTAACAATTCTTTTTGTTCTTGAATACAGATTGCCAAGTACCAAGATTTAGCAATTGATGCTGCCAATACTTGCTGTAATTTCTTCTTAGCATATTCTGTTGAATAAATTGTTGTTCTCTGTCCTTGCTTTGCATACCTTACTTTTCCCCATAAATCTATCTCCCAAGACATATTAACAGAAGCAGTACTTGGTCTTGCTCCTGATGTTGGGAAATTATATCCTCCTGATGCTCCCGCCCCAAAAATTGGAAGCATTTGAGCACTTGTAATTACTAAACCTTTATTGGCTTGTTCTATTCTAGAAGCTGCTATATAAATATCTGCGTTAAATTTATATGCTTCCTCTATTAAAGATGCTAAAACTTCTGTTTCCCACTCTTTAGCCCAATCAAGGTTAATGTCAGATGAATCTATAGGTTGTAAGACCCAATCTTCAGGAATTCTCATGTTCTCTAAAGATTGGTTATCATTTTTCATATCACTAAATTCTGGCGCCTTTTTTATTTTAAAACAGCTGCTAAATAGTAATAAAAAAAGAAAAGGAAGAGTTAACCTATTTATAGTCTTCATTCTAATGTGCCTTTAAAATCAGGTAATTAAATTTAGCAGAAATTCTAACCATTACCTTTCTAACTATATATAAAGGTTCTGTACTAGATGTATAGACTGCCACCATTCCATTTGCTCCCATTGGTATAGGAGTCTCACTATTCATTTTAAATTTGACAATATATTTCCCCGGTTTTTGCATCTCTTGATCAATCTTAGGAATAATCCCTGAAGGTAAAAGTTGACCTCTACTTGACGCCCAAATCACATTGTCAACTACACCATGTACAATATGTCCAGGTTTTGTTATAAATGTTATTTCAACTTCATCTCCTTTTTCAATTCTATGTAATTCATTCTGATCAAAAGAAGCGACAATATCTTGCCTATCTTCAACAATTGTCATTACTGCCATTACAGGTAAAGCCATTGTACCTGGTCTTACTTGTAAGTTAATAATGGTACCATCAATAGGTGCTCTTACAATAGTTTGCTCTAATTCCCATTTTGCTTTTTCGGCTTTTGCCATCAATTCAGCTACAGAAACTTGATTACCATCATATTCTGCTTCAATGCCAATTAATAAAGAGGCTGCTTTAGCATTTAACCTTGCTAATTCTGCTCTTAATTGTTCTACTGTACTTTCAGCATTTTCTAAATCAAATTTATTCCCTGCCCCATAATCAACAAGATCTTTAAATTGTTGCTTCCGCTTTAATGCTAAATCTAATTGTGTTTGAGCTACTTTTCTTTGCTGAAGTAAAGCATCTAATTCTTTACTTTGTCCTTTAATAGATGCTGCGGCTTTTTCTATTGATGCCTTTATCCCCTCTAATTGAGCTATAAAAGGCTTCTGTTCTATAATAAATAATGTATCTCCTACAGATACTTTTTCTAAGGGTTCTACTCTAATATCCTGAATTCTTCCTCTTACATTAGTTTTTATTTGTACTGTTTTATTAAATACCCTAACATCATTAGAGGTAGGCATAAAAATATTCATCAGTAGAACTATAATAACAATAGCAACAACAGGAATAGTGAATACAATAATTTTATTTGTAGTAGACCAAGTAATTAGTTCATATTTAATAAATACAAGCCAAACAGCTAGACTGTAGACTATTAATCCTAATTCGAGCATGAGTTAATTTTTTAGAATGTGATGTAAGTTAATTTTTAAGTTAAAGAGGCTTCTCCGTCTGAATTTTTTGGCTTTGCTTTCTCTACATGATCAACAATATGATCTGGGTCTTTTATTGTTGTTACATACATATGGCTTGGTCTTGTATAAGCCCATATTAAGGCAATTGGCCATAACAAACCTCCAAATAATAATGATAATAAACAGACCATGTGAATGGCATCTGCTTGTGGATGGTTTCTTTCTTTAGCAATCTCTTCTGGTATGACATGTAATTTCCAAAATACAGTTAGAAATACTGGCGGCAAAATAATTAATACCACCCAAGACATTACCTCTGCAATGGTATCGGTGTGCCCATGCCCTCCACCCGATTCTTCATTACCAAAACAAAACGTTGAGAGTAATAAAAAGAGAGATAGAAAATAAAGTGTTAGCTTCTTAATTTTCATAACAATATGATATGTAGATTATTTTGTGAGATGTATTTTCTGATACAGTTTTTGGATTAATAAATTATACAAGATGAATGATAGTAGTATTATAACCGAGTTTTATTCTTTAATTAAGTAAATCATTGCATTTTATAATCCAATCAAAACTTGTTTTGTAAATTGTACGCAGATAAAATACTTAATATGAAAACATACGGATTAATTGGATACCCATTAGGGCATTCATTCTCAAAGAAATATTTTACAGAGAAATACCAAAAAGAAGGTATTGAAGGATGTCAATATGAACTATTCGAATTAGAACAAATTGATATTTTTGCTGACCTCTTATCAAATAAATCATTAAGTGGAATAAATGTAACTATCCCATATAAAGAATTAGTTATACCCTTTTTAGATCGTTTAGATCCAAATACAGCTGGCAAAATTGGAGCTGTCAATGTGATTAAATTTGAAGAAGACGGCACTTTAACAGGCTATAATTCAGACTATTTCGGATTTAAAGTATCACTAGAAAAGTTTATCCCTAATACAAACTTTAAAGCTTTAGTTTTAGGTACAGGTGGAGCTTCGAAAGCAATTAAAGTTGCTTTATCAGATTTAAATATTCCCTTTAAATCTGTTTCTAGAAATAGTACAGAAAATAGTATTGCCTATTCTGATATTGATGAGGAATTATATGCCTCTCATACCTTAATTATAAATACTACTCCATTAGGAATGCACCCAAACGAAGGTATTGCACCTAAATTACCTTATGATAAAACAACAGAAAATCATTATTTCTTTGATGTAGTATATAATCCAGAAATAACTGAATTTATGAAATTAGGGGTTGAAAATGGAGGTAATGCTAAAAATGGGCATGAAATGCTTATTGGACAAGCCGAAGCTTCATGGGAAATTTGGAATCAAAAGTAAATCAACCTTCTTATAATAGAATAATCCCCTTTACAGATTAGAATTTGTAAAGGGGATTATTACGTATTTACGACTGATTTATTTCAGTTTTTCATTATTCTTATGCCTATCAGCATCACGAATAGACTTCTTTTCTAAGTTTTTATGTAGTGCTTCTGTTAAATTTATACCCGTTTGATTGGCTAAACATACAAGTACAAAGAGAACATCTGCCATTTCATCTCCTAAATCTACCTCTTCATCACTTTTCTTAAAGGATTGCTCTCCATATTGTCTTGACATAATACGAGCAACTTCTCCTACTTCTTCCATTAAAATTGCTGTATTTGTCAGTTCGTTAAAATAACGAACGCCTGTAGTATTGATCCATTTATCAACTACTTTTTGTACTTCGTCTAGTGTCATTTGATAAGTTATATTGATTGAAGTAGCAAAGCTATACTTAAATAGGTAATATTTTATATCGTCTAAAAAAATTTGGGCATAAAAAAAGCCCTCATGGGCATCACTGTCTTAATTTTATATACATGACTTTCTACTTTTTAGAAAGTCGGGAATGTTCTAAGCAGAACGCTTAACATTACCCTTTATCTCTTTTGAGATTACTTCTTTTGTTTTCTTCTGATCTACTGCGATCATAACTGGAAAACCTGTTGCTGTCATTGTGACAATCATTTTTTTATTATTTTTCATATTTCTTAATTTATTTTGATGTTTTAATTACGATTGGAAAGCCTGTTGCTGTCATCGTTACGATTGTGTTTTCTCTGTTTTTCATTGTCTTAAATTTTTAATTATTTTGATGTTTTAATTACGATTGGAAAGCCTGTTGCTGTCATCGTTACGATTGTGTTTTCTCTGTTTTTCATAATTTCTTAAATTTTAATTATTTAGTTGTTTTAATTACAATTGGAAAGCCTGTTGCTGTCATTGTTACGATTGTGTTTTCTTTGTTTTTCATTGTCTTAAATTTTAATATTTAAATTTTGTTTTCATTATTATTACACGACAAAGGTGGGATAAAGTTTCGAATTATTATAGGGCATTTATACAATTAAAG includes:
- a CDS encoding shikimate dehydrogenase family protein, with amino-acid sequence MKTYGLIGYPLGHSFSKKYFTEKYQKEGIEGCQYELFELEQIDIFADLLSNKSLSGINVTIPYKELVIPFLDRLDPNTAGKIGAVNVIKFEEDGTLTGYNSDYFGFKVSLEKFIPNTNFKALVLGTGGASKAIKVALSDLNIPFKSVSRNSTENSIAYSDIDEELYASHTLIINTTPLGMHPNEGIAPKLPYDKTTENHYFFDVVYNPEITEFMKLGVENGGNAKNGHEMLIGQAEASWEIWNQK
- the prfA gene encoding peptide chain release factor 1 codes for the protein MLDKLKKIKDRFDQVSEELVQPETVSDMKLYAKLNKEYKDLQKVVDRYLAYKTMLEGIDEAKEILDEEKDSELREMAKMEIDELQEGIPLIEEELKMLLIPKDPNDSKNAIFEIRAGAGGDEAAIFAGDLLRLYQRFCEKKRWKLGITDFVDGTAGGFSKIVANIQGEDAYGMLKYEAGVHRVQRVPATESQGRIHTSVASVAVLPEMDDIEIELSMSDIRRDEFCSSGPGGQSVNTTYSAIRLTHLPTGIIVQCQDEKSKLKNYDKALKELKSRLYAIEVKKQQEEVGAERKSMVGSGSRSDKIRTYNYPQGRVTDHRINYSVYNLPTVMDGEIQEFIDRLRIADNLERMENSGLA
- a CDS encoding DUF3302 domain-containing protein; this encodes MKIKKLTLYFLSLFLLLSTFCFGNEESGGGHGHTDTIAEVMSWVVLIILPPVFLTVFWKLHVIPEEIAKERNHPQADAIHMVCLLSLLFGGLLWPIALIWAYTRPSHMYVTTIKDPDHIVDHVEKAKPKNSDGEASLT
- a CDS encoding nucleotide pyrophosphohydrolase — protein: MTLDEVQKVVDKWINTTGVRYFNELTNTAILMEEVGEVARIMSRQYGEQSFKKSDEEVDLGDEMADVLFVLVCLANQTGINLTEALHKNLEKKSIRDADRHKNNEKLK
- a CDS encoding toxin-antitoxin system YwqK family antitoxin; translated protein: MNKLFFLLRPNFLFIILFLSFSINSFSQVIDDEDNEEVIKEKKPMVVEMDSLEEDGPTIELNPGAPEEEALIKKKKKKKKKVFWGIKTKRQYTRSLSKGKVVFELFYSLPEYEKPDTYSPLKYYFNPEDKKIERQTTSNPKYGLPLHGTYVKIVDKDTITTGQFYKGTLTGRWVWYGKDKDIKDKKFYYMGFPKDAEITYYDSKQNKVKEVIPYQLGELNGIYQSFYENGRKKMVGSYKYGYKIGDWTEYYDAVDKRGRQRKHRITKYRNKNNVYRKDYSGPKIKYEWDEKGKVLRKSK
- a CDS encoding TolC family protein, with protein sequence MKNDNQSLENMRIPEDWVLQPIDSSDINLDWAKEWETEVLASLIEEAYKFNADIYIAASRIEQANKGLVITSAQMLPIFGAGASGGYNFPTSGARPSTASVNMSWEIDLWGKVRYAKQGQRTTIYSTEYAKKKLQQVLAASIAKSWYLAICIQEQKELLDTAIVATQEMASLNEARFQIGIAKESDVLQMNAQEAKFKERLAKLNQLDKDIRRSIELLLGRYPAGELDVAMELIEMSSTLPQKLPMSMLENRPDVLISQYAIQKAFYNKEVAKAARWPQISLTSQLMGVNSAAQAMFQLSNPIFTIGGNLVTPLFSWGAIKANIAIKGEDQKQAVAYYAKTYLNALSEVETSLNALNAVDSRFEQSTIALENLKRTYELSELQYKVGNENMFTLLQKQLQLLNESTNQTNLRCEKIVERVNLYLALGGDYTPAN
- a CDS encoding HlyD family secretion protein, whose product is MLELGLIVYSLAVWLVFIKYELITWSTTNKIIVFTIPVVAIVIIVLLMNIFMPTSNDVRVFNKTVQIKTNVRGRIQDIRVEPLEKVSVGDTLFIIEQKPFIAQLEGIKASIEKAAASIKGQSKELDALLQQRKVAQTQLDLALKRKQQFKDLVDYGAGNKFDLENAESTVEQLRAELARLNAKAASLLIGIEAEYDGNQVSVAELMAKAEKAKWELEQTIVRAPIDGTIINLQVRPGTMALPVMAVMTIVEDRQDIVASFDQNELHRIEKGDEVEITFITKPGHIVHGVVDNVIWASSRGQLLPSGIIPKIDQEMQKPGKYIVKFKMNSETPIPMGANGMVAVYTSSTEPLYIVRKVMVRISAKFNYLILKAH